The genomic stretch TCTTGTTCTCGGTTGGAACGAGCAAGGGAAAGTGGGGTAGCCTGCTGGAAAATCTGTTTGAGTTCAAGCGACTCTATGACAGCGAAGCCCCGCTGGAAGAGGCCCTTCCTGAACTCGTCTCCAAATATCCAGCGCGTTACCGCAATGCCACGCTCAAGGATCTGAGCGACGAAATGCATGCCGCAATGCTTCAACTCAATCTTCCCGGCCTGGTAGGGGAAGCTTGCGACGAGGACTTCGACCCGGTACTCACTCCAGCGCAAACGTATCAGAAACTGTTACGAAATGAGACGGAGAAGATCCGTTTTACCGACATGGCCGGGCGTATCGCAGCCGTGATGCTTGTTCCCTATCCTCCGGGCATTCCCATGAGCATGCCGGGGGAGCGGTTAGGCAGCATCGACAGCCCCGTCATTCGGCTCATCCTTGCAATGGAGGAGTTCGGCAAGCGCTTCCCCGGGTTTGAGCGCGAGGTCCACGGTATTGAGGTCGACTCGCAGGGCAACTATTGGATGCGCGCGGTGATCGAATCTCCCGGAGAGAAGAAGAACGGCAAACAACGCCCGCCCAGTTCCGCACCTCCGCTGAAGAGAAGACGGCGCTCTCCCCCTGCACTTAAAACACCAGAGCCGCCAGAACTTCCGCACATCTAGTTTAAAAAAGGCATCTCGCAACAGCTCGCGAGATGCCTTTTTGCTTTGCAAGGTATTCCGTCATCCGCCTGCCTACCAGGCGATCTTCTCCGGCAGGAACTCCGCAAATAAGTCGTCGTAGTAGGGCTTTAGTTGCCGCATATCCGGCTTCGCGTGCCCCTTCGAATAAAGATCGTAGGGATTGAACTTCTTCACCCACTCCAACATTGCACGGTCCTTCTCATTCGTAAGGTGGGTATACGCGCCGTGGCTGTGCCAGGGATAGAAGGAGTGGAAGCGCAACATGGAGAGCGCTTCGTCGCGCAAATAAGGTTTCATCACTTCGGCAATATAACCATCGTGCCCGAAGGACATATGGATATTTTCAAGACCGCAGTTCGGCTCATACATCCCATACTTGGTCTGGTATGCGGGATTCAACGCATCGGGATTCTTCTGAAAGTATTCTCGAAACACGATCGTATCCGACCACGCGCAGCCCACTGGAAACGTATCGCCAACCACTCCCCACTGCGGCTCGCCATAGAGGCAAAGGCATTTCCCCAGATCGTGAATAAAGCCGGTAAGGATCATCCAGCGCGGCTGCCCGTCGCGACGCATCGCCTCCGAGGTCTGCAGCAAGTGCTCCATCTGGGTCAGGTCCGTATCGGGATCGCTGTCATCCACAAGCGTATTCAGATATTCGGCTGCCTCCCATATCGACTTCTGGCCACGCGTCAAACCAAAGTATTGCTTTTCCTTGCCAAGCACGTAATCGACAGTCTGGTTCTCATGGTTGAGCCGATAGAACTCGGCGACTTCAGGATTGGCAGTTGCATCGTACTGCCGAAACTCCTCTTCCGTCTTCCCCTGTTTGTATCGGCCTTCCAGGAAGTCATCCCATTCGTCCAGATTCTTGAGCGGCTTTGAATCCATTGGAGCAGCTGCACTCATTTCGGTTCTCCCTTCAGGCTGACCTGCATCCTGATAGCTTTCAACCATGTGAGAAGCGCTCAGCGCCAATGTCAGTGCATCGCGAAGTTCAGCTCACACAGGTTAAGACGACTTTCTGGTTGTCCTCCACATCTCCCATGCAAAGCCTGCGAGAGTGAGCACTAAAACAAATGTCAAAACGAGAACCCACCGGAGGTTCATCGCCAATGGAGGGATGGATGCCTTCCACCCCAGCCACAGAAACGTTCCAATCGCGGTTGCAACGATCAGGTAATCCCACCAGTCCCGCCGATCACTCCGGTTCACCGATTCGCTGTATGCGCGGAGCACTTGATGATAGTCAAGATCATATCTTCGGCATTCGCGGATCAGGGCATCGTTCGTGGAGGTGTGCTCGCGCTCTGTCGCCACCGCCGTGCTGATTGCCAGAGCACCTAAAATCATCACGCTGGAACCCAGAAGCACTAGCAATTTATGATGCCAATCCGCACCCGCAAGTTCTCCAAAAACAAGAGCTCCCCAGGCAAGTCCCCATAACTGATTTGTATTCGAGAGCGGTATGGCGCGCCCAATTCCTAGATACTTCGTTGCGTACTGCTGAAAGAGATCTCCAATTACCCAGACGAAGCCTCCCAGAAATAGCCAGAAGAGCATATGCCTGGTTTGCGCCAGATGAAAAACCGGAGAATGCAGGCCGCCATCCAGAGCGAGAACCAGTGCGAAAACCGTGCCCAACTCGCCGACCGTAAACACGGTGACAAAGGAGAGGGGATTCATTCCGCTGATGTAAGCCTTGCGATAAGGCACATACATGGTTCCCCATAACAGGCTTGCTCCTATGGCGGCCAGAATGCCGCTCACTGCGCGCGGTGCAGGAGCTGCGCCATGATGAATCGTGCTGAATCCAAGCATGATCGCGGCTACCACGATGGCCAAAGCGCCGAGGACTACCTTCGCCACGTTCTTTCTGTCCGCGTGCTTGAGTTCGCCGAACAAAAGCCAGCCCCACAAAATGCCGATCAAGGAATTTGTATTCCACAAGGGAAACGCAATCGTCAGGCCGACGTCCCGAATAGCAAAAACAGTAAGCGTATTTGCCACCGCCCAAAGCGCACCCGCCAGAATCGCCCAGGGAATGAGGTGCTTGTTGTCACCCAGATCTGCGAATACCGAGCGCGTTCCCTTCAGAAGCGTTGGGAAGGTCCACCTTGCAATGAAGACACCCGCAACCATGCAAAGCGAAATTGCGAATGGAGAGAATCCTGAATTCACAAGCTTTGTAGGGGCCTCAGCAGCTCCCAGCCACACGCCCGCGGCCAGTCCGCAAAAAACGCCTAGCGTGTGGGTAGAAGCGAACCTCTTTAGCGCCGACCTGGTATCCGGCGCGTTGACTTGAAGTACTTCTTTCATTCAGGACACCTTAATGTGCAGTTGGTCCTTTCGCGCGCCTAAGGCGGGTAGTCGCAACAAGATCAACCAGAGACTGGAAGTACTCTAGTGTAGGACGACCAAAAGAGCGAGCCCGATCAACAAGACTATTATTGGTATTACGAAGTGGCTGTCCGTTAGAACTGCTTTTACTGTCTGTCCTCGGGTCATCTTCTATCCACCTTGGGGATTGCGATTGGGAGAGTCAGTGTGGACTCAACTCTCTGCTCCCGGTCCCCCGCGCGTCCAATGAGGGCTTGGCTCCAACGTCATCGCTCCCGCAGTCAGCGTCATGGCTTGCGGAGATCCCTGTTTCCTTTTGGAGTCGCAGCGGTGCTCTTTCCAGAAGAACACAGAATGCAGAGTTCCTGCACGATGCCTTTTCCCTCAGCCACGGTGAAGATCCGATCCACGGCGGGCAGAGTTACTTTTTCGATGAGACCACTGGCCCAGTGTATCGCAACGAGATCCACTCGTTTCGCATCGCCAATTCCGAGGTAAGCGCGAAAGTCGTTCGACGAAGCAAGCTTCTGCCGCTGATCACGTCCGCACGTTGCCGCATTAGTGTCGGCGGGAGATCCATGTTGCGCAGCCGGAGTGGCCGCCAGAAAGCAGCCCATGCCTGACGCGGGCGCGCAGGCCGCTCTCTTCTCTTGTAAAAACAACAACTACTTTGCCAGGTGCTCTGCTCAAATGCCGCAGAGATGCACCTGAACGCCAAGCTCGGCAAACATCGCGGCCTTCGCAGCCAGCGCACGATCGGCAATTTGCGGTGTGGGAGCATAAGCCACACTCACATGATTAGCGTGATGCCTGGCCATGAACTGGCTCTGCGAGACTCCATGCAGCACTACATGCATCATGGGCCATTGTGGCGTCGTAGCCTGCCAGCGACGCTCGGTCTCTTCGGCAGGTAGTTCGACTGCCGTAGCGCGGCCCATGTCTACGTGCACCCGTCCACCTTCCACAAAAACGCGGCTCCAGACCACTGGCCCCGGTTTGCAGACGCCTTTCAGCGTGCCTCCGCCCAGGGGGAAAAACATCGGCGGCTGGCGCTCGCTTACTGCCTTGGCGTATCCACCACTCAAGTGCGACGCAGGCACTGCACCCGATATCTGAAATACCCATACGAAGTCGTCGATGCCCTGCCCCTTATAATGCTCACCCCAGCGAACATCGTGCAGCGTGGTCGCAGGATCCAGTTGCATGGAGTTCCAGACGCGGTTGGTGATCAGAGCATCCAGGCCGGCGCCTTCATCCACTTCATTGAAGTGCGGCAGCGGTTGCCCTGCGTAGAGCTCACGTCCATCTTTTGAGAAGACCGGAGGCCGCTCCGCATTGTTCAGCAGGCCCTCAACCAGGTCCGACGCCGGAACCATGTCCTTGAGGCCCTGCTGATACTGAATGCCAATGACATCGCAACCAAAGTCAGCGGCAATGCGCATCGCGGCGATATACATT from Acidisarcina sp. encodes the following:
- a CDS encoding inositol oxygenase family protein, which gives rise to MSAAAPMDSKPLKNLDEWDDFLEGRYKQGKTEEEFRQYDATANPEVAEFYRLNHENQTVDYVLGKEKQYFGLTRGQKSIWEAAEYLNTLVDDSDPDTDLTQMEHLLQTSEAMRRDGQPRWMILTGFIHDLGKCLCLYGEPQWGVVGDTFPVGCAWSDTIVFREYFQKNPDALNPAYQTKYGMYEPNCGLENIHMSFGHDGYIAEVMKPYLRDEALSMLRFHSFYPWHSHGAYTHLTNEKDRAMLEWVKKFNPYDLYSKGHAKPDMRQLKPYYDDLFAEFLPEKIAW
- a CDS encoding GRP family sugar transporter, which codes for MKEVLQVNAPDTRSALKRFASTHTLGVFCGLAAGVWLGAAEAPTKLVNSGFSPFAISLCMVAGVFIARWTFPTLLKGTRSVFADLGDNKHLIPWAILAGALWAVANTLTVFAIRDVGLTIAFPLWNTNSLIGILWGWLLFGELKHADRKNVAKVVLGALAIVVAAIMLGFSTIHHGAAPAPRAVSGILAAIGASLLWGTMYVPYRKAYISGMNPLSFVTVFTVGELGTVFALVLALDGGLHSPVFHLAQTRHMLFWLFLGGFVWVIGDLFQQYATKYLGIGRAIPLSNTNQLWGLAWGALVFGELAGADWHHKLLVLLGSSVMILGALAISTAVATEREHTSTNDALIRECRRYDLDYHQVLRAYSESVNRSDRRDWWDYLIVATAIGTFLWLGWKASIPPLAMNLRWVLVLTFVLVLTLAGFAWEMWRTTRKSS